TATAGTGGGAATAGACGCCTTCGGCAACTCCTTATACTCTAACCCCCGCTGAGAACGGGCATGACCTTTATTTCGTCCCCTTCCTCAACCACTGCATCCCCCTTTGCGGGCTTGCCGTTAATGAAGATTATCTTGTCATGGAATTCGTCATACCTCGGGATTAGCTCTCTAAGTATCTCATCTACCGTCTTTGGTGACTCAAGCTTTATCTCAAGCTCTCTAGCTTTGGCAAGGTGAGCAAAAGCACCCATAAGCCTGATTTTCACCATGTGCATCACCACAGATACTATTCTTTGTCAGCTGATAAATTTTGTTGTCCTTTTTACTTTGTTTTGTTGTTTGCTGTTTTTTCTTTTGTCTTTTGATTTTTTCCAAGGTTATGGACTCAGCATCCTCTCAGCAACAGTCTTTGGTGCACTGTTCTTTACATTCCCCGAGAAGTTTACAAGATACGCTCCCCAGATTATGTACTTTTGGATCGGGGGAATGACGGGCTTCATAATTGCAGTGATAGCTTTCAGAAACGTAAATGACACCTACTATGCGGTTAAAATCTATGGGCTTCCGGAGAAAGAAAAAACCGTAGAGTTCCTTTATAATTCACTAAAACCCCAACAGGCTGTTGTCGCAATAGCTATGGCAATTGAAGGGCTCGCAATTCTAGGGGCAAAAGACCTCACAAAAGAGGGACTTTCACTGGTCTTTGAGAAATATAAACCCCTCGAAGGCAAGTTTGCCGTAGGCCTTGGTGGCAGTGAAGAGTTTGGAACTGCAACTCCTCTTGAGGCGACCTACTGGGTGCTCAGGGCTTTTAAAGCAACAGATTACAAAGTCCCCTCTGAGGAGAGAAGAAGGATAAAGGACTTCATTGAAAGCTTTAGAAAAGGAGATGGGTATGGAGTAACGCAGGCAGGGGCCACGGTATGTGAGGGACCACATCCAGTTTATAAGAGCACCCCAGAACCCCAATGGTGGCTTCAGAAGGAGTCTTGAAATGGGGATTTCAAACTTCCAAAATACTTATAGAGCTTTGAGGGCACTTGATGACCTTCTGAGCTTTTGAATACTGTTTGGGGGTATAGAAATGAACACTAAAATCTTCTTGGCAGTTGGCGTTGGTGGAATGCTGGGGGCAATAATGCGCTATAGCATTGCAGGTTTACTCCCGGTTTACAAGGATTTTCCCGTGGGAACTCTATTGGTGAACAGCATAGCCAGCTTCCTGCTTGGTTATTTATATGGACTAATCTTCTTTGGTTATGAAGTTTCTCCCAACTGGAGGGCTTTTTTTGGAACCGGATTCTGCGGTGGCTTGAGCACGTTCTCGAATTTTTCATACGAGACTTTCAGCCTTTTAAGGGAGAGGGAGCATTTTCTTGCCCTCCTAAACATCTCGGCAAACGTTATAATGACCATAAGCTTAGTGTTTTTGGGATTCCTTCCTGCAAGGAGGTGAAAGGATGGTAGAGATTGAACACTGGAATACCCTGAGAATGAAAATTTACATAGGGGAAAGCGATACCTGGCATGGAAGACCACTCTATAAGGCAATAGTAGAAAAACTGAGGGAGATGGGGCTTGCTGGGGCAACCGTTTATAGGGGTATCACGGTTTTGGAAAGAAGAGCAAGGTTCACTCGAGTGATGTTTTAAGGCTTTCTACGGATCTGCCGATAATAATCGAGGCTGTTGACAGGGGGCACATGATAGAGAGGGCTATAAACGAGATAAAGCCGATGATAAAGGACGGCATGATAACGGTTGAGCCGGTTATAGTTGTATGGGTGGGGACGAAGGAGGAGATAAGAAAGTTCGAAGAAGATGCTGTAAGGGAAGAGTAGGTTTGTATATCGTTTTAATTCTTG
The Thermococcus sp. 2319x1 DNA segment above includes these coding regions:
- a CDS encoding MoaD/ThiS family protein, with the translated sequence MVKIRLMGAFAHLAKARELEIKLESPKTVDEILRELIPRYDEFHDKIIFINGKPAKGDAVVEEGDEIKVMPVLSGG
- the crcB gene encoding fluoride efflux transporter CrcB, which encodes MNTKIFLAVGVGGMLGAIMRYSIAGLLPVYKDFPVGTLLVNSIASFLLGYLYGLIFFGYEVSPNWRAFFGTGFCGGLSTFSNFSYETFSLLREREHFLALLNISANVIMTISLVFLGFLPARR